The following are encoded in a window of Gossypium raimondii isolate GPD5lz chromosome 13, ASM2569854v1, whole genome shotgun sequence genomic DNA:
- the LOC105782435 gene encoding DEAD-box ATP-dependent RNA helicase 10: protein MAEEEKEEMKSFKDLGLCEELVEACDSLGWKNPTKIQVEAIPHALEGKDLIGLAQTGSGKTGAFALPILHALLESHSKQGYKSAPVFFALVLSPTRELAIQIAEQFEALGSGISLKCAVLVGGVDIMQQQIALGKRPHIIVGTPGRLVDHLTNTKGFSLRMLKYLVLDEADRLLNEDFEKALDDILNVIPRDRHTYLFSATMTKKVKKLQRACLRNPVKIEAASKYSTVDTLKQQYRFIPAKYKDCYLVNILTEMSGCTSMVFTRTCDATRLLAFILRNLNIRAIPISGQMTQAKRLGALNKFKSGECNVLVCTDVASRGLDIPSVDMVINYDIPTNSKDYIHRVGRTARAGRSGVAISLVNQYELEWYLQIEKLIGKKLPEYPAQEEEVLQYLESVTEAKRLSQMKLKEIGGTKKRRGGDDDDEDIERYLGVKGKSSKKVKRK, encoded by the exons ATGGCTGAGGAAGAGAAGGAAGAGATGAAGTCGTTCAAAGATTTAGGTTTATGCGAGGAATTAGTGGAAGCCTGCGACAGTTTAGGTTGGAAAAATCCTACCAAAATCCAAGTAGAAGCCATTCCACATGCTCTCGAAG GGAAGGATTTGATTGGGCTTGCCCAAACGGGTTCCGGTAAAACGGGGGCGTTTGCTCTTCCCATACTTCATGCGCTTTTGGAAAGCCATTCGAAACAAGGATATAAATCCGCGCCTGTGTTTTTTGCTTTGGTGCTTTCCCCAACACG GGAGCTTGCAATCCAAATTGCTGAACAGTTTGAAGCTTTAGGATCTGGGATTAGTTTAAAATGTGCTGTG CTTGTTGGAGGGGTGGACATAATGCAACAACAAATTGCCCTTGGGAAGCGGCCACACATTATT GTTGGAACACCTGGACGCCTTGTGGATCACCTAACCAATACTAAAGGTTTTTCTCTTCGTATGCTAAAATATTTG GTCCTAGACGAGGCAGATAGGTTGCTGAATGAGGATTTTGAGAAAGCACTTGACGATATTTTGAATGTTATTCCTCGGGATAGGCACACGTATTTGTTTTCAGCAACCATGACCAAAAAG GTGAAGAAGCTGCAAAGGGCATGTCTGAGAAATCCTGTGAAG atTGAAGCTGCCTCAAAATATTCTACTGTTGACACATTGAAGCAGCAATACCGGTTTATACCTGCGAAGTACAAG GATTGCTATCTTGTTAATATTTTGACTGAGATGTCTGGATGTACATCTATGGTTTTCACTCGAACTTGTGATGCAACTCGCCTTTTGGCTTTTATTCTTCGGAATCTTAATATAAGGGCCATTCCCATTAGCGGTCAAATGACTCAG GCAAAGAGGCTAGGAGCCTTGAATAAGTTCAAGTCTGGGGAGTGTAATGTTCTTGTCTGCACTGACGTTGCTAGTAGAGGACTTGACATTCCATCTGTCGATATGGTTATTAATTATGATATCCCTACAAACTCTAAG GATTACATCCATCGTGTGGGTAGAACAGCTCGTGCTGGAAGATCTGGTGTTGCTATCTCACTAGTCAACCAGTATGAGCTGGAGTGGTATCTTCAGATAGAAAAGCTTATTG GCAAAAAGTTACCCGAGTATCCTGCTCAAGAAGAGGAAGTCTTGCAATACTTAGAAAGTGTCACAGAAGCCAAGAGGCTATCACAGATG AAACTTAAAGAAATTGGAGGCACAAAAAAGAGGAGGGGcggagatgatgatgatgaggatATAGAGAGATATCTAGGCGTCAAAGGCAAGTCCTCCAAGAAAGTTAAGAGAAAATGA